In Drechmeria coniospora strain ARSEF 6962 chromosome 03, whole genome shotgun sequence, the DNA window ccgtcgtgcgCTGCGTCGAGGCTCGGGCCTTGGACTTTCAGGGCTTCGACATCCCCGCCGTCCATGTCGAGGGCATCCAGCTCGTCAAGTACGCGCCGACGCAGCAGTACCTCCACCACACCGACTGGCTCAAGGACCCGCACAAGTCCATCAAGGAGGGCGGCAACCGCATCAGCTCCTTCTTCGGCTCCGTCAAGGCTGTCAACgtcacgggcggcggcaccaaCTTTCCGCTGCAGACTGCCCCGACCGACAGCCGCTGGTGCCGCTTCGTCGACTGCGACCAGCCCTACGACGCCGGCGTGACGTTTCGCCCCATCGAGGGCAACGTGGTCTACTGGAACAACCTCCAcgaggacggccgaggcgacgaccgAACGCTGCACGCCGGCTTGCCCGTCGTGTCGGGGGAAAAGATTGGCATCAACATATGGACtcggcaggcggcggtgccggaCTGGTGGAGGAACTGAGGGCGTGCGAGCGTGCGTGCCTGTATCGTACGAATTTCCACGCCATCTCGTCCCAGACTCGCCGGCTCGGACCGTGTCTGCACTGCGTTGCTTGCCCTTCACCTCTCGCGGCTGGATATAGTCAGCATCATGCTCGCTGCAACGTTTTTTATCTTCCGGCACCCATGCTCCCCAACGTGCTCCCCAACATGCTCCCCCAAGTCCACGTGCATGTCCTTTGCAAAGACTTGACAGAGCCAGGTTTTGATGCCGCAGTGACGCAGCAAGCTCACATATGTGCAGAGGCAGGCATTCGACCGGCCCGAAATGATGCGGCTGACTGTACATTCAAGTACGGTGGAAGAGCCTTTCACTGCCCGTGCGCGAATTGCGTGACTTGTTCATAATGCCACGGTGGTGCAAAAATCATgtgccctcgccgaccgCAGCCTCCACTAGCATCCTGctcttttcttctttttttttccttctTCATGCTCACGGCCCATCAAACCGCCGACGCACAGCATCGAGACAAGCTGGCCGAACGGCTTACGACCCTCCTACCCGACGGCCGCTGACCGCAACCATCATTGCCCTTCCCTCAGATGGTGGTTGGAGGTGGAAGGGACACCAGAGAcgctgccgagggcgagcggcCTCGACTGTCGTGAGCGATGGCTGCCGCAAGAATCGACACGGTTCCCAGCCTCGTCCCCGTTCCTCGATGCTGGCATCGCTTGGCAACCACGGCACTTCCCTTGGCCGCATCCCCAGGTCGAGCCCTCGACCGTTTCTCGGTCGGGTCGGGTTTCACCTTGCCCATCGACCACCGACCCCAACCATCTCGCTCGGCCAGCGGCCCTGATGTGAGACTTGCAACGGTGGCCGTCCTTGAAGCATTGCCAATTTCTGTCACCGCAGTACGCGTCCTTGCCCATCGTGCCCGTCGCGTCGACGCTCTCCGGGGGCTCCATGCACCACGGCAGTTGACCAGGTCTACACTGCTCGGCAGATACGCCTTGCCGACAAAGAGGACGTCCGGTTCGCCACGCTGGCTCGCGGTAAgagacgagacggccggGCGTAACGTGCACGGCAAgagaagcagcagcggccATGAACCGCTTTCGGCCGTGGTTGCTTCCTTAAGGTGGCATTGTTCGTCGTGCATTCACCAGTGCGCTCAAGGACCACGAGATTTTCCGTGACGGCATCTACACGGTTAGGATCATCTCGTTAGCATCTTCGCCTTCAACCGACTCTCCCCGCACGGTACGGACCTCAAGTGAGTCCTGGCCTTCGCTGCATCCTGTTCACCGCCACCCAACCCTGGGCATTTGGGAATCAATCTTCGGGTCACTAGAACAATCCGTACGACGGCACATGTATCGGACTCGGAATTCTCGC includes these proteins:
- a CDS encoding 2OG-Fe oxygenase superfamily protein is translated as MQTRELLAWAMLAVAGVVRAEADVPPPAESSEAVASDGVASDGEASEPAAPISIIPDDYTCVHPPYRAHIFSQSPLIVYLENFITPDERVHLQAIAYVAFSRLSCPPPPPRGLDSSFQLTSARSHGKFQSSVVLNPEGRAVSNSVRSSQSTTVKADAVVRCVEARALDFQGFDIPAVHVEGIQLVKYAPTQQYLHHTDWLKDPHKSIKEGGNRISSFFGSVKAVNVTGGGTNFPLQTAPTDSRWCRFVDCDQPYDAGVTFRPIEGNVVYWNNLHEDGRGDDRTLHAGLPVVSGEKIGINIWTRQAAVPDWWRN